A portion of the bacterium genome contains these proteins:
- the tig gene encoding trigger factor codes for MKTQVEKISDVKVRLTISLGEEEIAAAEQVALTKLAKDVKVSGFRKGKAPLEAVAKNIDPATLTNETMENAISKAVAEAFLKEEIRALNRPEVEITKFVPGQEIEFTAEAEILPEVKLGNYKKLKTKKDKVEVSEKKIKETLEMIKKNFAKKEKVDRAAKNGDEVLIDFLGKKDGVAFDGGKAEKFPLELGSNSFIPGFEDGLVGKKAGEELALDLEFPKDYHSKDLAGAKVVFEVKIHEVRESVVPELDAELLKKLGDFKTAEDFEKQIESDLLERKNHEADEKFKDALVAELAEISTVPVPEILLEDQKRSIELDMNQNLLYSGLSLEQYLERMGKTRDEWLETDVKQVAETRVKAGLALAELSKAEKIEASLEEVDARIAQLKLQYGKNKDALKQLESDAVRSDLANQILTEKAVDRLVELNSK; via the coding sequence ATGAAGACACAAGTTGAGAAAATTTCAGATGTAAAAGTTCGCTTGACGATTTCTCTTGGAGAAGAAGAAATTGCCGCAGCGGAGCAAGTTGCTTTGACAAAACTTGCTAAAGATGTTAAAGTAAGTGGGTTTCGAAAGGGCAAGGCGCCTCTTGAAGCGGTTGCGAAAAATATCGATCCTGCCACTTTGACTAATGAAACTATGGAAAATGCGATTTCGAAGGCTGTCGCTGAGGCATTCTTGAAGGAGGAAATCCGCGCACTTAATCGACCAGAGGTTGAAATCACCAAGTTTGTGCCTGGTCAAGAGATTGAATTCACGGCGGAAGCAGAAATTTTGCCAGAAGTTAAGCTCGGAAATTACAAAAAACTAAAGACTAAGAAAGACAAGGTCGAAGTTTCCGAAAAGAAAATCAAAGAAACTCTTGAAATGATCAAGAAAAACTTTGCCAAAAAAGAAAAAGTTGATCGTGCTGCCAAGAACGGCGATGAGGTTTTGATTGACTTTTTGGGCAAAAAAGACGGCGTGGCGTTTGATGGCGGAAAAGCGGAAAAATTCCCGCTCGAACTTGGCTCCAACTCCTTTATCCCTGGCTTCGAAGATGGTCTTGTAGGTAAAAAAGCCGGCGAAGAACTCGCGCTTGACCTCGAATTTCCGAAAGATTATCACTCAAAAGATCTCGCTGGCGCGAAAGTTGTTTTTGAAGTAAAAATCCACGAAGTTAGAGAGAGTGTCGTCCCAGAACTTGACGCGGAACTTCTCAAGAAATTGGGAGATTTCAAGACCGCAGAAGACTTCGAAAAACAGATTGAGTCTGATCTTCTCGAACGCAAAAATCACGAAGCGGATGAGAAATTTAAGGACGCTCTCGTGGCGGAACTTGCTGAGATCTCAACTGTTCCAGTTCCAGAAATTCTGCTCGAAGACCAAAAGCGCTCGATCGAACTTGATATGAACCAAAATTTGCTCTACTCTGGACTTTCGCTTGAGCAGTATCTTGAAAGAATGGGCAAGACTCGTGACGAATGGCTAGAAACAGATGTAAAACAGGTGGCAGAAACTCGTGTTAAGGCCGGTCTTGCTTTGGCGGAACTCTCCAAAGCGGAAAAGATCGAGGCTTCCTTGGAAGAAGTTGATGCTCGTATTGCGCAACTCAAACTTCAATACGGCAAGAACAAAGACGCGCTCAAACAACTCGAAAGCGATGCCGTTCGAAGCGATCTCGCTAACCAAATCCTGACCGAAAAGGCTGTCGACCGCCTTGTCGAACTCAACTCGAAGTAA
- a CDS encoding TrmH family RNA methyltransferase — MSEAENNLTPQNDTRNLIDKFKGLSVEEVKSRLDKSRNCFHVAIENFQHDFNIGTIARNANAFNAGGIHIIGRRHWNRRGAMKTEAYMDVFHHKTVEDFVSWAKNSGLKMIAIDNQNGAENLSETELPENSVLIFGNESDGLSREMIDSCEKMVAIEQFGSTRSVNVGVASGIVMYEFVRRHNLTK; from the coding sequence ATGTCCGAAGCGGAAAATAACTTAACTCCACAAAATGATACACGCAATCTTATTGATAAATTTAAGGGGTTGAGTGTGGAAGAGGTTAAATCTCGCCTTGACAAATCAAGGAATTGTTTTCATGTTGCAATAGAAAATTTCCAGCATGACTTTAATATTGGTACGATTGCTCGCAACGCCAATGCTTTTAATGCTGGCGGAATTCATATCATTGGGCGTCGACATTGGAATCGCCGCGGCGCGATGAAAACAGAGGCTTATATGGATGTTTTTCATCATAAGACGGTCGAGGATTTTGTTTCTTGGGCGAAGAATTCTGGCTTAAAAATGATAGCCATTGATAATCAGAATGGCGCCGAGAATCTTTCTGAGACGGAATTGCCAGAAAATTCTGTCCTTATATTCGGCAATGAAAGCGATGGTTTGTCAAGAGAGATGATTGACTCTTGTGAAAAGATGGTGGCGATCGAGCAATTTGGCTCAACTCGCAGTGTTAATGTTGGCGTGGCGAGCGGGATCGTGATGTATGAATTTGTCCGTCGCCATAATTTGACAAAATAG
- the rsmD gene encoding 16S rRNA (guanine(966)-N(2))-methyltransferase RsmD produces MNIRLISGIFKNHKITAPNSRQTHPMSERVRNAIFNSIQHQIPEAEVLDAFAGTGALGLEAISRGAKSATFIEKNRLAQKILAENLTILDKNVEAGSAKLIRAGVSGWLNSTQSQFEIGEVTEIPTFDIIFTDPPYYDPQFPTIERLAERLRNGGILILSQPKELEDFSAPNLQILSQKTYAGAKIIIFEKK; encoded by the coding sequence ATGAATATTCGCTTAATTTCTGGAATTTTCAAAAATCACAAAATCACTGCACCAAATTCTCGGCAAACCCACCCGATGAGCGAGCGCGTGCGAAATGCGATTTTCAACTCAATCCAGCACCAGATTCCAGAGGCAGAAGTCTTGGACGCTTTTGCAGGAACAGGAGCGCTGGGGCTTGAGGCAATTTCTCGCGGGGCAAAATCCGCCACTTTTATCGAAAAAAACCGTCTCGCGCAAAAGATTTTAGCAGAAAACTTGACAATTCTTGACAAAAATGTTGAAGCAGGCTCCGCAAAACTCATCCGCGCGGGCGTTTCTGGCTGGCTCAATTCTACCCAAAGCCAGTTCGAAATTGGTGAAGTCACAGAAATTCCAACCTTCGATATCATTTTTACTGATCCACCTTATTACGACCCCCAATTTCCAACTATCGAGCGCCTCGCCGAGCGACTTCGAAATGGCGGAATTCTCATTCTTTCTCAGCCCAAAGAACTGGAAGATTTCTCCGCACCAAATCTACAAATCTTAAGCCAAAAAACCTACGCCGGCGCCAAAATTATCATTTTCGAGAAAAAATAA
- a CDS encoding DUF4298 domain-containing protein: MKSSPQKIIEMENRLNKIVDILSRLEADLDEFEKIKSEFDILEKYYKSKDWQNDFEADERGEFPHDLPRGVLSEDEIWNALAIRDEILDKMKQISYKR; encoded by the coding sequence ATGAAATCATCACCGCAAAAAATCATCGAAATGGAAAATCGCCTCAATAAAATAGTCGATATTTTGAGTAGGCTGGAAGCAGATTTGGACGAATTTGAAAAAATCAAGAGCGAATTTGATATTTTAGAAAAATATTATAAAAGTAAAGATTGGCAAAATGACTTCGAGGCGGACGAGAGAGGAGAATTTCCGCACGATTTACCTCGCGGGGTTTTGAGCGAGGACGAAATCTGGAACGCATTGGCGATCCGCGATGAGATTTTAGACAAGATGAAGCAAATTTCATACAAAAGATAA
- the rpsL gene encoding 30S ribosomal protein S12 → MPTINQLVRKPRKVAAKKSKSPALGRIHNALKTKYYAQNAPLKRGVCVKVTTKTPKKPNSALRKVARVRLTNGHEVWAYIGGEGHNLQEHAVVLVRGGRVPDLPGVRYHIVRGALDLQGVNGRKQGRSKYGAKREK, encoded by the coding sequence ATGCCAACAATCAATCAGTTAGTGCGAAAGCCTCGTAAGGTTGCTGCGAAAAAATCAAAATCGCCAGCCTTGGGACGAATTCACAACGCACTAAAAACCAAATATTACGCACAAAATGCCCCACTTAAGCGCGGTGTTTGTGTCAAAGTTACAACTAAAACACCTAAAAAGCCTAACTCAGCGCTTCGAAAAGTTGCTCGTGTGCGTCTAACTAACGGTCACGAAGTTTGGGCTTACATCGGTGGTGAAGGTCACAACCTTCAAGAGCACGCAGTTGTGCTTGTCCGCGGTGGACGTGTGCCTGACCTTCCAGGTGTTCGTTACCACATCGTTCGTGGTGCTTTGGACCTTCAAGGTGTAAATGGTCGAAAACAAGGTCGCTCGAAATACGGTGCGAAGAGGGAGAAATAA
- a CDS encoding DNA-directed RNA polymerase subunit beta — MAQKRTNAAGRVFFNKHDDILATPDLIAHQKESWKDMLDSGLSEIFSELNPIADYTGQKLELRFKKYEFQDPKTTKDFAKENNITFEAPLHVQVELTNRVTGEIKEQEIYLGDYPWMTDQGTFIINGTERVVVSQLIRSEGVYFNAETGVDGKNYYGAKVIPIRGAWLEFETDPKTGVIYVKIDRRRKLPATTLIRALARIGNGEIRNIFKDTDNGETKFIEATLEKDNSMGPNEALIEVYRRLRPGDLATIDNARSMIERMFFDFKRYDYGRVGRYKINKRLNLETSNTPENRTFQMEDLYAILKEIIRLNNTQGEVDDIDSLDNRRVKLVGELVARQFRVGMLRMQRNAMDRMSLTDIESVTPGQLVNARPVVAAVREFFAGSQLAQVMDETNPLSELSHKRRLSSMGPGGVTRDRAGLEVRDSHPTHYGRICLVETPEGANVGLVTNLATFARINEYGFIEAPYLRVKNGKVTDEVVYLDAATEAKEIIADAGSKLNDDGSFVEEQVSARKNLVPSQVEASEVTLMDAVHRQVLGAAASLIPFLERDRIDRALTGSSMQKQAVPLLWSEAPTVGTGVEADIARNLSQIILAEEDGEVAKADANTITVKYKSGEKSYELKHFEKTADDRCYNQKVVVSRGQKVKKGDILAEGASIKDGELALGRDLRVAFMSWGGFNMDDAVIISDRLVKNDALTNINIKDYMVEVRETKLGPEVITRDIPNASEYALRHLDEDGIVQVGSEVKPGDVLVGKITPKGEQELSSEERLLRAIFGEKAKDVRDTSTRMKNTGSGKVIGVKIFSRENGHEMRSGVLKQIQIFVAEARKIMVGDKMAGRHGNKGVVAKVLPEADMPFMEDGTPIDVILSPLGVPSRMNLGQLFEVHLGMAAKTQGYKVATPTYDGVDAETLGDELEAAGISRDGKVQLYDGQTGEPFEQKTTVGFMHMIKLHHLVADKIHARSTGPYTMVTQQPLGGKAQNGGQRFGEMEVWALEAYGAANMLQEMLTIKSDDVIGRSKAYESIIKNNEIVGPKLPESFNVLVKELQGLGLRVDLLDQGAQVDAEELISVRNKDENSVKLEEDDSVETILDEADGVFEDDMNIQDIDEIDEIKEEA, encoded by the coding sequence ATGGCGCAAAAGCGAACAAACGCCGCGGGTCGAGTGTTTTTTAACAAGCACGACGATATTTTGGCGACCCCAGATTTGATTGCTCACCAAAAAGAATCTTGGAAAGATATGCTTGATTCTGGTTTGAGCGAGATTTTTAGTGAATTGAATCCAATCGCTGACTACACCGGTCAAAAGTTGGAACTTCGATTCAAAAAATATGAATTTCAAGATCCTAAAACTACCAAGGATTTTGCAAAAGAAAACAATATCACTTTTGAGGCTCCGCTTCATGTTCAGGTTGAATTGACCAACCGAGTTACTGGCGAGATCAAGGAACAAGAGATTTACCTTGGTGATTACCCTTGGATGACAGATCAGGGAACATTTATCATTAACGGAACGGAACGCGTAGTTGTTTCTCAGTTGATTCGATCAGAAGGTGTTTATTTTAACGCAGAAACTGGCGTTGATGGTAAAAATTATTATGGCGCAAAGGTGATCCCTATTCGTGGCGCTTGGCTTGAATTTGAAACCGACCCAAAGACGGGTGTGATTTATGTTAAGATTGATCGCCGTCGTAAGTTGCCTGCTACAACTCTTATCCGTGCTTTGGCTCGAATTGGTAACGGCGAAATCCGCAATATCTTCAAGGACACAGATAATGGCGAGACTAAATTTATTGAAGCCACTCTTGAAAAAGATAACTCGATGGGTCCAAATGAGGCTTTGATTGAAGTTTACCGCCGACTTCGTCCAGGTGATTTGGCTACAATCGACAACGCCCGCTCGATGATTGAGCGAATGTTCTTCGATTTTAAGCGCTATGACTATGGTCGAGTTGGTCGTTACAAGATCAATAAGCGACTCAATCTTGAGACTTCCAACACTCCTGAAAATCGAACTTTCCAGATGGAAGACCTTTACGCAATTTTGAAAGAAATTATCCGTCTCAACAATACTCAGGGTGAAGTTGATGACATCGACAGTCTTGACAATCGCCGTGTTAAATTGGTTGGCGAACTCGTTGCGCGTCAATTCCGTGTTGGTATGCTCAGGATGCAACGAAACGCGATGGACCGTATGTCTTTGACCGACATTGAGAGCGTGACCCCTGGACAACTTGTTAATGCGCGCCCAGTTGTTGCTGCAGTTCGAGAATTCTTTGCTGGATCTCAGTTGGCGCAGGTTATGGATGAAACTAACCCGCTTTCTGAACTTTCTCACAAACGCCGACTTTCTTCAATGGGTCCTGGTGGTGTTACTCGCGACCGCGCAGGTCTTGAAGTTCGCGACAGCCACCCAACTCACTACGGTCGAATTTGTCTTGTTGAAACACCAGAAGGTGCCAACGTGGGTCTTGTGACCAACCTTGCAACCTTTGCTCGAATTAACGAATATGGCTTTATTGAAGCGCCATATCTCCGTGTTAAAAATGGTAAAGTTACAGATGAAGTTGTCTATCTCGACGCTGCAACTGAGGCTAAAGAAATCATTGCTGACGCAGGCTCCAAGTTGAATGATGATGGCTCCTTTGTCGAAGAACAAGTTTCTGCCCGAAAAAACCTTGTTCCTTCTCAGGTTGAAGCCAGCGAAGTTACTTTGATGGACGCCGTTCACCGCCAAGTTCTTGGTGCGGCTGCGTCGCTTATTCCTTTCCTCGAGCGCGACCGTATCGACCGCGCGCTAACTGGTTCTTCGATGCAGAAGCAGGCTGTGCCACTTCTTTGGTCTGAAGCGCCAACTGTCGGAACTGGTGTTGAGGCTGACATTGCCCGCAACCTTTCGCAAATTATTTTGGCTGAAGAAGACGGTGAAGTTGCTAAAGCCGACGCCAATACTATTACTGTAAAATACAAATCTGGCGAGAAATCTTACGAACTCAAGCACTTCGAAAAAACCGCGGATGATCGTTGCTACAACCAAAAAGTTGTTGTTTCTCGTGGCCAAAAGGTTAAGAAGGGCGACATCTTGGCGGAAGGCGCATCAATCAAAGATGGCGAACTCGCGCTTGGTCGTGACCTTCGTGTGGCGTTTATGTCTTGGGGCGGATTCAACATGGACGACGCCGTTATCATCTCTGACCGGCTTGTTAAAAACGACGCTTTGACCAATATCAACATTAAAGACTATATGGTTGAAGTTCGAGAAACCAAACTCGGCCCAGAAGTTATCACTCGCGATATTCCTAACGCCAGCGAATATGCACTTCGACATTTGGACGAAGATGGAATTGTCCAAGTTGGATCAGAGGTCAAGCCTGGTGATGTGCTTGTTGGAAAAATCACTCCAAAGGGTGAGCAAGAACTTTCAAGCGAAGAGCGACTCCTTCGAGCAATCTTCGGTGAGAAAGCAAAAGATGTCCGCGACACTTCAACTCGAATGAAGAACACAGGAAGCGGAAAAGTCATCGGCGTGAAGATTTTCTCTCGAGAGAACGGTCACGAAATGCGATCTGGCGTTCTTAAGCAGATTCAGATCTTCGTTGCTGAGGCTCGCAAGATTATGGTTGGTGACAAGATGGCCGGTCGTCACGGTAACAAGGGTGTTGTTGCGAAGGTTCTTCCAGAGGCTGATATGCCATTTATGGAAGACGGAACTCCAATTGATGTGATTTTGTCACCTCTCGGTGTCCCATCTCGTATGAACCTTGGTCAGTTGTTCGAAGTTCACCTTGGTATGGCTGCCAAAACTCAAGGCTACAAAGTTGCAACTCCAACTTATGACGGTGTTGATGCAGAAACTCTCGGTGATGAACTTGAAGCCGCAGGAATTTCCCGCGATGGTAAAGTTCAACTCTATGACGGTCAAACTGGTGAGCCATTCGAGCAGAAAACAACAGTTGGCTTTATGCATATGATTAAACTTCACCACCTTGTTGCGGACAAGATTCACGCCCGCTCAACTGGTCCTTACACTATGGTGACTCAACAGCCGCTCGGTGGTAAGGCACAAAACGGTGGTCAGCGCTTTGGAGAAATGGAAGTTTGGGCGCTTGAGGCTTACGGTGCTGCCAATATGCTTCAAGAGATGCTCACAATCAAGTCTGACGATGTTATCGGCCGCTCCAAGGCTTATGAAAGTATTATTAAGAATAACGAAATCGTTGGTCCTAAGTTGCCTGAGTCCTTCAATGTCTTGGTTAAAGAACTCCAAGGTCTTGGACTTCGCGTAGATCTCCTTGATCAAGGTGCGCAAGTTGACGCAGAAGAGTTGATCTCTGTTCGAAATAAGGATGAAAATTCTGTCAAACTCGAAGAAGACGACTCTGTGGAAACTATTCTCGATGAAGCCGATGGCGTTTTCGAAGATGATATGAATATTCAAGATATTGATGAAATTGATGAAATTAAGGAGGAGGCGTAA
- a CDS encoding TMEM175 family protein, with amino-acid sequence MKKKLTAPLGRIHEIYRGGKISKDRLVGLSDGFIAIIITLMVLEIPVPKSMSNTAEIATFGLSILIYFASFIVVGLQWNRHHHILERVEKVSNSFIWKNMIYLFSLSLIPLLMKWIISFPGEILPAFCYALSYIFNDFCLRWIYLSSREDGSGLFHNLHKSYGRRRQALRMLLTFIWIVLILVISVIAPQVEIFFLIILPVMISLQNLFEKE; translated from the coding sequence ATGAAGAAGAAGTTGACTGCGCCGTTGGGGCGAATTCATGAAATTTACAGAGGTGGAAAAATTTCCAAAGATCGTCTTGTTGGACTTTCGGATGGATTTATTGCGATTATTATTACGCTGATGGTGCTGGAGATTCCCGTACCAAAATCTATGAGCAATACGGCCGAAATCGCCACTTTTGGGCTTTCTATTTTGATTTATTTTGCCAGTTTTATTGTTGTGGGGTTGCAATGGAATCGCCACCATCATATTTTGGAGCGAGTTGAAAAAGTAAGCAACTCTTTCATCTGGAAGAATATGATTTATCTGTTTTCGCTATCGCTAATTCCTCTTTTGATGAAGTGGATTATTAGTTTTCCGGGAGAAATCTTGCCAGCATTTTGCTACGCCTTATCTTATATCTTTAATGATTTTTGCCTTCGCTGGATTTATCTTTCCTCTCGCGAGGATGGCTCGGGGCTGTTTCATAATCTTCACAAAAGTTATGGTCGTAGGCGTCAAGCGCTCAGAATGCTATTGACTTTTATATGGATTGTGTTGATATTAGTAATTTCTGTGATTGCTCCGCAAGTTGAGATTTTCTTTCTGATTATTTTGCCGGTGATGATTTCTCTCCAAAATCTTTTCGAGAAAGAATAA
- a CDS encoding FAD-binding oxidoreductase, giving the protein MSKIAKYLNGHILGEVSARESRLRNFSTDRSILKIQPNLVVFPRIADDIRKIMRFSWQLAEKGHNIPVTARGFGGSTDGSSITNGIVLDISRHMDNVKELDIRTRSVKVQAGANFSKLNLAIASQAMSILSSPAGERLTVGGAIAMNLPSEKFNHGTLLDVTRSLEVILSDGSVIKTGRISKKELGEKLAQQDFEGEVYRKLDALIEESQSAISKIDADASYGYNGLTKVKLPDGSFDLTPLFFGSLGTLGVITEADFRAEYIVDETKFMVVAFSNRDDARDFIDLSKKFQPNIIELFDGKMFEAAVASGKKYDFYLDRVSKKLATKLVLVVGISDKTSKKIKQTFKKIEGLAERFDGATTWAPDDSEAEKAELETIRDVREILRSRAGVIKEEIYPIQGVYVPLERFEQFYLGLQKLALKHSIPAPVQGSALTNVFEILAEFDFSKVSDRRKALQFITDLNALLATVDGEFGFGAGEGRIYGSFVARYLDDDVLKVFDEVREIFDPNNILNKGVKGLVNAKELVKNVRSGK; this is encoded by the coding sequence ATGAGTAAAATTGCGAAATATCTAAATGGACATATTTTGGGCGAAGTTTCTGCGCGCGAATCGCGATTGCGGAATTTTTCGACAGACAGAAGCATCTTGAAAATCCAGCCAAATCTGGTTGTCTTTCCGAGAATCGCGGATGATATTCGCAAAATCATGCGTTTCTCTTGGCAGTTAGCAGAAAAGGGGCATAACATACCCGTGACTGCACGCGGTTTTGGCGGAAGCACTGATGGCTCGTCGATTACCAATGGTATCGTGTTGGATATCTCTCGCCATATGGATAATGTTAAAGAACTCGATATCAGAACGAGAAGCGTTAAAGTTCAGGCTGGGGCTAATTTTTCTAAGTTAAATTTGGCGATTGCATCTCAGGCGATGAGTATTCTGTCGAGCCCCGCTGGCGAGCGCTTAACTGTTGGCGGTGCGATCGCGATGAATCTTCCGAGCGAGAAATTCAATCACGGGACACTTTTAGATGTTACCAGAAGCCTTGAAGTTATTCTGAGTGATGGCTCGGTCATTAAAACGGGCAGAATTAGTAAAAAGGAACTTGGTGAAAAGTTGGCGCAGCAAGATTTTGAAGGAGAAGTTTACCGCAAACTCGATGCTTTGATTGAAGAAAGCCAAAGTGCTATCAGCAAAATTGATGCCGATGCTAGTTATGGCTATAACGGTCTTACTAAGGTTAAATTACCTGATGGAAGTTTTGACCTTACTCCGCTATTTTTTGGCTCTCTCGGAACGCTTGGCGTGATTACAGAGGCGGATTTCCGTGCTGAATATATCGTTGATGAGACTAAATTTATGGTTGTGGCGTTTTCTAATAGGGATGATGCGCGCGATTTTATTGATCTAAGTAAAAAATTCCAGCCCAATATTATTGAACTTTTCGATGGAAAAATGTTTGAAGCGGCTGTGGCGAGCGGGAAAAAATACGACTTCTATCTTGACCGCGTTTCGAAAAAGTTGGCTACTAAACTTGTGCTGGTGGTTGGAATTTCTGATAAAACTTCGAAAAAGATTAAGCAGACCTTTAAGAAAATTGAGGGTCTGGCGGAGCGATTTGATGGGGCGACAACTTGGGCTCCTGATGATAGCGAGGCTGAAAAGGCGGAACTTGAAACTATCCGTGATGTGCGAGAGATTTTGCGCAGTCGTGCAGGCGTTATTAAAGAGGAGATTTATCCGATTCAAGGTGTTTATGTGCCTCTTGAGCGATTTGAGCAATTTTATCTTGGGCTTCAGAAATTGGCGCTTAAGCATAGCATTCCGGCGCCCGTTCAAGGCTCTGCTTTGACTAATGTGTTTGAGATTTTGGCAGAATTTGACTTTTCCAAGGTGAGCGATAGGCGTAAGGCTCTCCAATTTATCACAGATCTCAACGCGCTTCTTGCGACTGTCGATGGGGAATTCGGCTTTGGTGCGGGTGAGGGCAGGATTTACGGAAGTTTTGTGGCGCGATATTTGGATGACGATGTGCTTAAAGTTTTTGACGAAGTTCGAGAAATTTTTGACCCTAATAACATCTTGAACAAAGGCGTCAAAGGCTTGGTTAACGCCAAAGAGTTGGTCAAGAATGTCCGAAGCGGAAAATAA
- a CDS encoding DUF167 domain-containing protein, translated as MKIRVRVKPNSKKGPMVAKSSDEIGEILEIFTREPAVDGRANLAVQEILAEFCGVSKSKISLRKGKKSKIKIFEVED; from the coding sequence ATGAAAATTCGTGTTCGAGTTAAACCCAACTCTAAAAAGGGCCCGATGGTTGCTAAAAGTTCTGATGAAATTGGTGAAATTTTGGAGATTTTTACGCGCGAGCCGGCGGTTGATGGACGGGCAAATTTGGCCGTACAAGAGATTTTAGCGGAGTTCTGTGGCGTTTCGAAGAGCAAAATCTCGCTTCGAAAGGGCAAGAAATCTAAGATTAAGATTTTTGAAGTTGAAGATTGA
- the rpsG gene encoding 30S ribosomal protein S7: MPRKVTKKLQRELNPDRKYQSILVQRLINKSMLDGKKLVAEKAVYKALEEAARRLESENPLEVFEKALKNVSPSFEVKSRRVGGANYQIPFPVAGHRQLHYAFSWLVQSARARSGMPYSQRLALEIVDAYNETGAAFKKKEDTHRMAEANRAFAHFARG; encoded by the coding sequence ATGCCACGCAAAGTAACCAAAAAACTACAACGAGAATTGAACCCAGACCGAAAATACCAATCAATCTTGGTTCAACGACTTATCAACAAATCTATGCTTGACGGTAAGAAATTGGTAGCAGAAAAGGCTGTTTACAAAGCCTTGGAAGAAGCTGCTCGCCGACTTGAAAGCGAAAATCCTTTGGAAGTTTTTGAAAAAGCATTGAAGAATGTTTCACCTTCTTTCGAAGTTAAATCTCGCCGAGTTGGTGGTGCTAACTACCAGATTCCATTCCCAGTTGCTGGTCACCGACAACTTCATTACGCATTCTCTTGGCTTGTACAATCTGCTCGCGCACGCTCAGGTATGCCTTACAGCCAACGACTTGCTTTGGAGATCGTTGACGCTTACAACGAAACCGGTGCTGCTTTCAAGAAGAAAGAAGATACTCACCGAATGGCAGAAGCCAACCGCGCATTTGCGCACTTTGCTCGAGGCTAA
- a CDS encoding zinc dependent phospholipase C family protein → MYSRATPLEGFDKIIGTHQKIDRAAFLTLRKLRKQTLPQSKIHFPSIEEILRFEGSGGPDGIKTKLPGKDEPWHFVDPYGDNSQMKNYVKNHLENLSNALVEKNYVRASFEAGWMAHAITDALTPAHQYPMEDKIIEISGKHPSERVKLNQKMFLPGETIRRRLTNNWKYLGPKGVMSSHMLYEMGVAVLITSIAPKRFSKTPPEEEIQRLIDGNFITLFEEKIKFVADQRHYQRFIKKGWNSRLARETKTVLLPEISSVVALAWLEGIRLAEAKLNTKKEKL, encoded by the coding sequence ATGTATTCTCGAGCAACGCCTTTGGAGGGCTTTGACAAAATCATCGGCACGCATCAAAAAATCGACCGCGCCGCATTTTTAACATTGAGAAAATTACGCAAGCAGACATTGCCTCAGTCCAAAATCCACTTTCCGAGTATTGAAGAAATTTTACGATTCGAGGGCTCCGGCGGTCCAGACGGTATAAAAACCAAGTTGCCGGGCAAAGATGAGCCTTGGCATTTTGTCGACCCTTACGGCGACAATTCGCAAATGAAAAATTATGTTAAAAACCATTTGGAAAATTTGTCAAATGCTCTCGTTGAAAAAAATTATGTTCGAGCAAGTTTTGAGGCGGGCTGGATGGCGCACGCAATTACTGATGCGCTAACCCCTGCTCACCAGTATCCAATGGAGGACAAAATCATCGAGATTTCTGGCAAACACCCCAGCGAGCGCGTTAAACTCAATCAAAAAATGTTCCTTCCGGGAGAAACCATCCGTCGTCGCCTCACCAACAACTGGAAATATCTCGGGCCTAAAGGCGTGATGTCCTCACATATGCTTTACGAGATGGGCGTGGCAGTTCTCATTACCTCAATCGCTCCCAAAAGATTCTCAAAAACACCTCCAGAAGAAGAAATTCAGCGCTTGATTGACGGCAATTTTATAACACTTTTTGAAGAGAAAATCAAATTTGTCGCAGACCAGCGCCATTATCAGCGTTTTATCAAAAAAGGCTGGAATTCTCGCCTTGCCCGCGAAACCAAAACCGTGCTTTTGCCAGAGATCTCATCCGTCGTCGCGCTTGCTTGGCTTGAAGGTATACGCCTCGCGGAAGCCAAACTTAACACCAAAAAGGAAAAATTATGA